Proteins found in one Zea mays cultivar B73 chromosome 1, Zm-B73-REFERENCE-NAM-5.0, whole genome shotgun sequence genomic segment:
- the LOC100282178 gene encoding amelogenin precursor like protein isoform X1, with the protein MVPSEMGSVATAVSTPAADKLLHGPISGKKCKKPGPRKIHKAEREKLKRDHLNDLFVELGNMLEADRQNNGKACILTDTTRILRDLLVQVDSLRKEHSDLQNESHYVTMERDEMQDENGVLRKEISELQNELTMRVSGSPAGWGHGTARSDPPLPHSTAVFSSEQAMQPPTIASVVFPLQQPLAPSAMTKPPHAAPPLELKLFPEVASAEGHEPCEDHKAPNHVARPQARYPTQSASWPVNLFSGLPRMEDEQCSSSTSGSSREDNTDIE; encoded by the exons ATGGTTCCATCCGAGATGGGGAGCGTCGCCACCGCCGTCAGCACGCCTGCTGCGGACAAGCTGCTCCATGG GCCTATCTCTGGCAAGAAGTGCAAGAAACCAGGCCCGAGGAAGATTCATAAGGCTGAGAGGGAGAAGCTTAAACGAGACCACCTAAATGATCTCTTTGTTGAGCTGGGTAATATGCTAG AAGCAGATAGACAGAACAATGGGAAAGCATGCATACTGACTGACACTACTCGGATACTAAGAGACCTGCTTGTTCAAGTAGACTCTCTTCGAAAGGAACATAGCGACCTACAAAACGAATCTCATTAT GTAACAATGGAGAGGGATGAGATGCAGGATGAAAACGGCGTGCTCCGCAAAGAAATTTCAGAGCTTCAAAACGAGTTGACAATGCGGGTTTCAGGCAGTCCAGCAGGTTGGGGCCATGGCACCGCCAGATCAGATCCCCCTCTTCCTCACTCAACCGCAGTGTTCTCGTCGGAGCAGGCGATGCAACCACCCACCATTGCAAGCGTTGTATTCCCGTTGCAGCAGCCACTGGCACCATCAGCAATGACCAAACCACCTCATGCTGCACCACCACTCGAACTGAAGCTCTTTCCAGAAGTGGCATCTGCCGAAGGCCATGAGCCGTGTGAAGACCACAAAGCTCCCAACCATGTGGCACGACCACAGGCAAGGTACCCAACGCAATCAGCCTCATGGCCCGTAAACCTGTTCTCTGGCCTTCCACGAATGGAAGATGAGCAATGCAGTAGCAGCACAAGCGGCAGCAGCAGAGAGGATAACACAGATATAGAATGA